Part of the Sinomonas atrocyanea genome is shown below.
TCACGGACGAGGACGCCCTGGACACGGTCTTCGCCGAGCACTCCCCCGAGGCCGTCATCCACTTCGCCGGCCTGAAGGCCGTCGGCGAGTCGGCGCAGATCCCCCTCGACTACTACTTCAACAACGTCGCCGGCACGATCGCGCTCCTGCGGGTCATGGAGCGCCGCGGCGTGCGCACCATCGTCTTCTCCTCCTCCGCCACGGTCTACGGCGACCGCAACCCCATCCCGTACGTGGAGTCGATGGAGATCGGCGCCATGAACCCCTACGGGCGCACCAAGGAGCAGATCGAGGACATCCTCACCGACCTCGGCGCCTCCGATCCGACGTGGCGCATAGCACTGCTGCGCTACTTCAACCCGGTCGGCGCACACCCCTCCGGCCGCATCGGCGAGGACCCGCAGGGCATCCCGAACAACCTCGTCCCCTTCATCGCGCAGGTCGCGGTGGGCCGGCGCGAGAAGCTCATGGTGTTCGGCGGCGACTACGACACGCCGGACGGCACGTGCCAGCGCGACTTCATCCACGTCGTCGACCTCGCCGAGGGCCACGCCGCCGCCCTGGACTACCTCGGCGACCACGACGGCGTGCACCGGTGGAACCTCGGCTCCGGAACGGGCACCAGCGTGCTCGAGATGCACCACGCCTTCGAGAAGGCCGTGGGCGAGCCGATCCCCTACGAGATCGCACCCCGCCGCGCCGGCGACCTCCCGGCCTTCTGGGCCGACGCCTCCGCCGCCCACGCCGACCTCGGCTGGTCGACCTCGAGGACCATCGAGCAGATGTGCGAGGACCACTGGCGCTGGCAGAAGAACAACCCGATGGGCTACCAGGCCTCCTGACCGGCCCCGGCTCCGAACCGTTTCGGGTACGCATCTCGTCGCCCATAACCCGTTTCGGGTACGAGGAGCGGCGCGGCTTCCGCTCGTGAACCGCGCCCTGCTCGCGGATCCACCAGGGCTCGGCTCGCATTCCGGCACATACGACGACGGCCGGCACCTTCCAGCGGAAGGCACCGGCCGTCGTCGTACCCGAAACCCCCGAATCCCGACGAGATGCGTACCCGAAACGGGCGGTGGGCCGGGGCTGGCGCGGAGGGCGGGAGCGGGGCGGGGTGAAGGGTCAGCGCGCGGGGTAGTCCCGGTGCGCCTCGCCCACGTAGAGCTGGCGCGGGCGCCCGATCTTGGTCTGCGGATCCTTGATCATCTCGCGCCACTGGGCGATCCAGCCCGGCAGGCGGCCGATCGCGAAGAGCACCGTGAACATCTTCTCCGGGAAGCCCATCGCCTTGTAGATGAGGCCCGTGTAGAAGTCCACGTTCGGGTAGAGCTTGCGCTGGATGAAGTAGTCGTCCGCGAGGGCCTTCTCCTCGAGGCGCATGGCGATCTCGAGGAGCTGGTCGTTGCCGCCGAGCTTGCCGAGGATCTCGTGCGCGGTCGCCTTGATGATCTTGGCGCGCGGGTCGTAGTTCTTGTAGACACGGTGCCCGAAGCCCATGAGCCGGACGCCGTCCTCCTTGTTCTTGACCTTCTCCATGAAGTCCTCGGGCTTGATGCCGTCGGCCTGGATGCGGCGCAGCATGTTCAGCACGGCCTCGTTGGCGCCGCCGTGGAGCGGGCCGAAGAGCGCATTGATACCGGCCGAGACGGAAGCGAACATGTTCGCATTCGCGGAGCCGACGAGGCGCACGGTCGAGGTCGAGCAGTTCTGCTCGTGGTCCGCGTGCAGCACGAGCAGGAGGTCGAGGGCCTTGACCACGAGCGGGTCGAGCTCGTAGGGCTCGGCGGGCAGCCCGAAGGAGAGGCGCAGGAAGTTCTCCACGAGGTTCATGGAGTTGTCCGGGTACAGCAGGGGCTGCCCGATGGACTTCTTGTGGGCGTACGCCGCGATGACCGGCAGCTTCGCCATGAGGCGGATGGTGGAGAGCTCCACCTGCTCCTCGTTGAACGGGTCCAGCGAGTCCTGGTAGAACGTCGACAGCGCGGACACGGCCGAGGAGAGCACGGGCATCGGGTGCGCGTCCCGCGGGAACCCGGCGAAGAAGCTCTTGAGCTCCTCGTGCAGCAGGGTGTGCCGGCGGATGCGCTGGTCGAAGGCGTCGAGCTCGGCCGGCGTCGGGAGGTTCCCGTAGATGAGGAGGTAGGAAACCTCCAGGAAGCTCGAGTGCTGTGCCAGCTGCTCGATCGGGTAGCCACGGTAGCGGAGGATGCCCTCATCGCCGTCGATGAACGTGATCGCGGAAGTCGTGGCTGCGGTGTTCATGAAGCCCGGGTCGAAGGTGACGGCGCCCGTCTCCTTCAGCAGCTTCGAGACGTCATAGCCGTCATTTCCCTCGACGGCGGCGATGCGGGGAAGCGGGAGCTCTCCCCCTTCGTGGCGCAGGATGGCGCCATTCATCTCAGTCATGGTTCCCCTTCATGGGTAGCTCGCAACCCTCTAAAGCTACTCCGAGATCCTTCTCCGGACTAATTGATACCGGCGGTCCGGTGGTCTCTGACGGGCCCCGGGGACTGTGCCGGGGCCCCGGACCGCTAGCGCTCGGTGAGCCTCTCGACAGCCGCGTCGATGCGCTCGTCGCTGCCCGTGAGGGCCACGCGGACGAACCCCTGGCCGGCCTCCCCGTAGAACACGCCGGGGCCGACGACGATGCCGAGGCCAGCGAGCCGGCCCACGGTCGTCCAGGTGTCCTCCCCCGCGGTGCACCACAGGTAGAGGCCGGCTTCCGAGTGCGAGAGCGTGAGGCCGAACGCCTCGAGGGCAGGCAGGAGCCGTTCGCGCCGGGACCGGTAGAGGTCCTTCTGGGCGAGGACGTGCGCCTCGTCGCCGAGGGCCACGCGCATGGCCTCCTGCACGGGGTACGGCATGATCATGCCGGCGTGCTTGCGGCTGTTGACGAGGTTGGGCATGAGTTCCGGGGCGCCGGCGACGAACGCCGCGCGGTAGCCGGCGAGGTTGGACTGCTTGCTCAGCGAGTACACGCTGAGCAGGCCCGTGAGGTCGCCGCCGCTCACCCGGGGGTCCAGCACGGACGGAACGGGCTCGCCGCCGCGCTGCACGTCCCACGCGCCCCAGCCGAGCTCCGCGTAGCACTCGTCGGAGGCGACGACGGCGCCGAGCTCGCGGGCACGGTCGACGACGTCGCGCAGCTGGGCGGCATCCCGCACCGACCCGGTGGGGTTGCCGGGCGAGTTGACCCAGACGAGGCGGACCCGGGCCCGGGTGGCCTCGTCGAGCTCCTCGAGGCTGTCCGCGGCGACCGCCGTGGCGCCGGCGAGGCGCGCGCCGATGTCGTAGGTCGGGTAGGCGACGGTGGGCCGGACGACGACGTCGCCCTCGCCGAGCCCGAGCAGGAACGGCAGCCAGGCCACGAGCTCCTTCGAGCCGACCGTGGGCATCACGGCCTGCTCGTTCAGCCCCGTCACGCCGCGACGGCGGGCGAACCACTCGACGACGGCCTCGCGCAGCGCGGTCGTGCCGTGCACGGTCGGGTAGCCGGGGGCGTCGGCGGCGGCGCGCAGGGCCTCCTGCACCACCTCGGGGGTGGGATCGACGGGCGTGCCGATCGAGAGGTTGACCACGCCACCGGGATACTCGGCCGCCGTCGCCCGGTAGGGCGCCATGGCCTCCCACGGGTAGTCGGGCAGGTCGAGGCCGAACTGCCTCGTAGAGCTGGGGCGGTTCCGCACGCTCAGCTGTCGGCGCTCTGCGGCGGCAGGGCCGCCACGAGGGGATGGTCCTTGTGGGTGTTGCCGAGCTTCGCAGCGCCGCCGGGCGAGCCGAGGTCGTCGAAGAACTCGACATTGGCCTTGTAGTAGTCGCTCCACTCGTCCGGGACGTCGTCCTCGTAGTAGATGGCCTCGACCGGGCACACCGGCTCGCACGCGCCGCAGTCGACGCACTCATCGGGGTGGATGTACAGGGACCGCTCGCCCTCGTAGATGCAGTCGACGGGACACTCCTCGACGCAGGCCTTGTCCTTCACATCCACGCACGGCTGTGCGATCACGTATGTCACGGTGCCACCCTCTCTTCCGCCACTACTACCGGGCCGATTGAGCCTATTATCTATCGCCCGGCCGCCGCCACTCCAACGTCATACGGGGCCACCCCGCCCCGCGCCTACGATGGAGCATGCCTTCCACCCCAGCGGACCTCCTCCGTTCCCTCCCGCTCGGCACGCGCGTGGTCGTGCGGGCCAGGGTGCCTGGCGGGTTCAGCGATGCGCTGGGGGATCTGGTGGCGGCCGACGGCGATGCCGTCACCGTGCGCACAAGGCGCGGCACCGCCGTCGTGCGCCTCGGCGACGTGGTGGTGGCGAAGCCGGTCCCGCCCGCGCCGGAACGCCGCGGGCGGCGGCCGCAAGGCTAGGGCTGCACCATCCGCTGGTTGGTGTTGGTGTAGCTGATCGAGTCGGCCGTGGCACCGACCAGGCCCATCGTGACCCTCAGCAGGCCGGGGGCCACGTCGTCGAGCGGCGGAGGTGTGTCGGTGCCGAGCGCCAGGCTGCGGCCGTTGGAGGTCGTCGCGGTGGCCGATCCCAAGTACACGCTGACATGGCCGCTGAGCACCATCTTGTCCGCCGAGGTGACGAGGCCGGGGCCGTTGGCGTGCCGCACGGTGAGCGAGAACCCCGTGATGGTGATCGAGTCCGCCGTGATCTTCAGCACGCGTTCGCCGCTGCCGTCGGCGGTCGGCACGGTGACGATGCCGACCGAGCTCAGGCCCGTGAAGGAGATGTTCTGGGAGCCCATGGAGGCCGGGGTCTTGGTGAAGATCGGCGTCCCGCTGTCCCGCGGCGCGGCCACCGGCGCGGTGGACGTGGGGTCGGGGGTCGCGGTCGAGCTGGGGCTGGACGTCGGTCCCGCCCCGGGAACCGCCGGGAGGCTGGGGCTCGCCCCCAGGCCCGGCAGCAGGGTGCCGGGCACGGCGGGGAGTTCGGGAGCGGCCGGGGCCTGGGTCGGGGTGCCCGGTCCCGGCGCCGAAGGACTCGGCGTCGGGGTGGGGCAGGCGGCCAGGAGCGGCACGCACAGCGCCGTCGGGACGCTGTCCGGGGCCCGTGCGGCTCCGAGGGTGAAGGGCAGCGCCAGGACGGAGCCGGTCAGGACGGCGGCCACGGCGCGGGTGCGGCGCATGGTCACTCTGCTCTCTTTCCTCGCGTCACTCCCGGCCCCATCCACGCGACGGCCAGTACCCCGCCGGTTCCCGAGAGGAGCATGCCGATGATGAAGCCGCCCATATTCACCCCGACGAGGGAGTAGATCGCGACCACGAGGGTCAGGACCCCGTAGAACACGTGGTGCGCCGGCATGGTGACCGACAGGATGCCCAGCAGCACCAGCGCGATCGGGATGACGGTGGCCTGGAGCCCTTCGATCCCGAGCTGGATGTGCAGGTGGCCGAGGTCGAGCTGCCCGGAGAAGAACATCTCCACCCCGCCGAGCGCGGCCAGCAGGCCGCCGACGAACGGCCGGCTCCGGCGCCACTCCCGGAATCGGCGGGCCCGCGCCGGGGCCTGGCCGGCCCCGGGCTGCGCGGAGACGCTCTGGTCCGTGGTCATCGGGGCGCGACGGCTCAGAAGCATCCCTTGGACCCATCCGTCAGCTGCATGCTCATCCCGGTCAGGGTGAACACCGAAGCCTGCGTGCTCCAGGCGGTCTGCTGCAGGTTCGTGATCGTGATGCTCCCGGAGTCCTGGGCGAAGTCGCCGACCGAGCCCTTCGCGGCGGTGTTGACCGTCGAGGCGTCCACGCCGATGCGGATGTTGCCGAAGGCCGCATCGCCCTTCAGACCGGTCATCCCGATCTGCAGGTCCGAGGCGGAGGCCGGGCTGTTCCCGCCGCCGGCCTTGATCAGTACGCCCACCTTGCCCAGCGGGGTCTCCGTGACCACGGCCTGGCACAGGTCCGAGAGGGTGGCGCTCTTGATGTTGGCGATCGCGACCGCGTGCTCCTTGCCCTCCGTGTCCTTGGCGACGCCGGCGTACTGGGAGAACCCGGTTCCGTTGAGCTTCGAGGCTCCGATCTGGAACTGGCTGCCGGAGACGGCGAAGGACACCGGCACCGCGCCCTCGGCGACGCCGCCCATCAGGAGCGAGGCGGTGAGCGCAGCGGGCACCGCGACGAGGACGATGCGGCCGGCGTGGGAGGCGCGCATCCTGCGGACGCGCTGCGAGACGGGGAACTTCATTGATCCTCCTGGAACAGGGCCCGCCCCTGGCGGCGGGAACTCGGTCGAAGATACCGAGGCTATTGACCAATAGTCAATAGCCGTCCGGGGCGCCGGGCCGCAGGTCAGTAGACTTTCTGCTGTGTCCGAACCGCACCGCGCCCGCCTCAGCCCCCAGGACCGGAGGGCGCAGCTCGTCGCGGTCGGAGTGAACTTCCTGATCGACCACACGCTGGATGAGCTGACGATGGACGAGCTGGCCCGGAGGGCCGGTGTGTCGCGCCCGCTGGTGTTCCACTACTTCGAGACCCGCCAGGGCATGCACCTCGCGGTGGTGACGACGGCGCGGGACAGCCTGCTCGTCGCGAGCGCTCCCCGCCAGGACCTCGCGCCGCGCGAGCGGATCCGGGACACGCTGCTGAGGATCACCGTGTTTGTGCAGGAGCACCGCGGCACCTTCTACTCGCTGGTCAGGGGCACCGCCAGTGGGGACCCGGCGGTGCGGAAGATCGTGGACGAGTCACGGGAGCTGAACGCCGAACGCCTGTCGGATTCCTTCATCGAGCTGGGCCTCGCCGACACCGCGGTGCTCCGCATCGCGCTGCGGTCCTGGGTCGCCTTCGCCGAGGAGACGCTGGTCAGCCTCGCGATCGAGCGGGACACGAGTGCCGACGACGTGGTGCGGTTCCTGGAGGCCTCCCTGCACGGCATGGTCAACGCGGTCCGCGACCAGAGGCTCTGACGGCCCCGGCGCCGGATGCCGCCTACTCCTCGACGGCGTCGGGCAGCGTGCGCAGCCGGAAGAAGGGGCCGGCCGCCACGGGGAGGACGGCCAGGAGCTGGCCCGCGATGCCGGTCCACAGGGTCGGGACGAGCCCCCACTGCTCCCCGAGCCAGCCGCCGAGCAGCGAGCCGAGGGGCATGACCCCCCAGACGGCGCAGCGGATCGAGGCGTTCATCCGGCCGAGGAGGCGCGGGGGGCACACCCGCTGCCGCATGCTGACCTGCATGACGTTGTAGACGATCACGCCGAAGCTCATGGCGAACTCGCCCACGCTGAGCAGCACCAGCGCCACCGGGCCGGGCCCTGCGGCGAGGGCGAGGGGGAAGAGGACCACCCCCGCGCCGCCCACCATGAGCCCGAGCGGCAGGAGCGGGCCCTCGCCGATGCGGGCGGCGAGACGCGGCGTCGCGAGGGCGCCGAGGAGGCCGCCCACGGACCCGATCGAGAGCATGACGCCGAGCCCCGCCGGGCCGAGGCCGAGTTCCCGCAGGATCACGAGAGGCATGAGGACATAGGCGAGGGAGGAGAACAGGTTGCTGGTGGCCGTGCTGGCGACGATGCGCCGGATGAGCCGGTGGGAGGCGACGAACGCGGCCCCCTCGCGGATCTCCGCTGCCAGGCTGCTGCCCTCGCGGGGCACGGGGGTTCCTCGGTGTCGTGGACCCTCGTCAGGCACAGGGCGGAGGCGAGGTAGCCGCCGGCCTCCGCGGCGAACAGCACGGGCGCGCTCACGAGGGTGAGCAGGAATCCCCCGAGCGCAGGACCGCCCATACGGGCCACCTGCGCGGTGGCCTCGAGCTTGCCGTTGGCCTCGGCGACCTGGGCACGGTGCACGAGGAGGGGGATGTAGCTCTGGTACGCCACATCGAAGAACACGGTGGCCACACCCACCACGGCCGCGACGACATACAGGTGCCACATCTGCAGCGCCCCAGCCCACCACAGCACGGGCACCGCGGCCATGGCGGCCATCCGGACCAGGTCGGCGCGGACCATGGTGCGCCGCTTGAGCCAGCGGTCCACCCAGGCCCCCGCGGGAAGCCCCACCACGAGGAATGCGGCCATCGCGGCGGCATTGAGCACGCCGAGGTCCATCTCGCCGGCACCGAGCAGGCTCACGGCGAGCACGGGGAGGGCGAGCTGGCCCAGCTGGACGCCGAGCTGGCTGACGCCCTGCCCTGTCCAGAAGGCGAGGAACGAGGGGCTGCGGACAAGGGCGGGAGCCACATCGCCCGAGGTGCGGGAGGCCATGCGGTCAGTGTGGAGCCAGTGATTGAGAAATGTCAATCACTCGCGGCTAGAGTGGGCCCATGATCGAGTCGGACGAGGCGGCCAAGGGCCGCGCGCTCAGCTCCCCGCTGCGGCTGCGCATCCTGCGCATGTGCCTCCACCATCCCCGCACCAACAAGGAGATCGCCGACCTCCTCGGCATCAATCCCGCCACCTGCCTCCACCATGTGCGCACCCTCGTGGGCACCGGATTCCTCGAGGCGCTCCCGGCACGGCGCGGCAACCGGGGGGCCAAGGAGGTGCCCTACCTCGCGACGCGGAAGTCGTGGAGCCAGCAGGTGGAGGACGTCTCGCCCATTCTCATCGAGACCTTCGTCCAGGAGACGGCAGCCCTTCCTCCCGAGGACATCGAGGTCTGGAGGCTTGGGCTCAGGCTCAACGAGCAGCACCGGTCCGAGCTCATGGCGCGGCTGCGCGAGGTGGTCAACGAGTATGTGGCCATGCCGAGCGACCCCGACGGCGAGGCCACGTCCCTCATGATCGCCCACCACAGGGACCCCACGGCCGACTGACCCCGCTCCCCCGCCGCACCCCCTTTGCGTTTCGGGTACGCATCTCGCCCCGATTTCCCCGTTTCGGGTACGCAGACGACGCCGGCCGGCACCTTCCGTGCGGAAGGCACCGGCCGGCGTCGTACCCGGAACCCCTAAAGGGCGACGAGATGCGTACCCGAAACGGGTGGGGGTCAGGCGCGGGCGCGGCTGCGGGCGGCCTTGAGGCGCTCGTTCGCGTCGAGGATGACCTTGCGGATGCGGATGGCCTCCGGCGTGATCTCCACGCACTCGTCCTCGCGGGCGAACTCGAGGGACTCCTCGAGCGTGAGGGTCTTCGGCGGGGTCAGGCCCTCGAAGTTGTCCGCGGTGGAGGAGCGCATGTTCGTGAGCTTCTTCTCCTTGGTGATGTTCACGTCCATGTCGTCGGCGCGCGAGTTCTCGCCCACGATCATGCCCTCGTACACCTCGGCCGTGGGCTGGATGAAGAACGTGCCGCGTTCCTGGAGGTTGATCATGGCGAACGGGGTCGCCACGCCGGCGCGGTCGGCCACGAGCGAGCCGTTGGTGCGGTACTCGATCTCACCCTGCCACGGCTCGTAGCCCTCCGCGATCGAGGACGCGATGCCCGCGCCGCGCGTGTCCGTGAGGAACTTGGTGCGGAAGCCGATCAGGCCACGGGACGGCACCATGAACTCCATCCGGACCCAGCCCGTGCCGTGGTTGGCCATGTTGGTCATGCGGCCCTTGCGCGCGGCGAGGAGCTGCGTCACGGCCCCGAGGTACTCCTCGGGCACGTCGATCGTCATGTGCTCCATCGGCTCGAGCACCTGCCCGTCGACCTTCTTGGTCACCACCTGCGGCTTGCCGACCGTGAGCTCGAAGCCCTCGCGGCGCATCTGCTCGACCAGGATGGCCAAGGCCAGTTCACCGCGGCCCTGGACCTCCCACGCGTCCGGACGCTGGGTCGGCAGGACGCGGATCGAGACGTTGCCGATCAGCTCCTTGTCGAGGCGGTCCTTGACCTGGCGCGCGGTGACCTTGGCACCCTTGACCCGGCCGGCCAGCGGCGAGGTGTTGATGCCGACGGTCATGGAGATGGCGGGGTCGTCGACCGTGATGAGCGGCAGCGGGCGCGGGTCGTCCACGTCGGTGAGGGTCTCGCCGATGGTGATGTCCTCGATGCCGGCGACGGCCACGATGTCGCCGGGGCCGGCGGACTCGGCGGGGACGCGCTCGAGGGCCTTCGTGGCGAGCAGCTCGGTGACCTTGACCGTCTTGAGCGATCCGTCGTGGCGGGCCCACGCGACCTGCTGGCCCTTGCGGAGCGTGCCGTTGTAGATGCGCAGGAGGGCGAGGCGGCCGAGGAACGGGGACGCGTCGAGGTTGGTCACGTGCGCCTGGAGGACGCCCGCGGGATCGTACGTCGGAGCCGGGATGTGCTCGAGGATCGTGGCGAAGAGCGGCTCGAGGTCGGTGTTGCCGGGCGCCTGGCCGTTCGCGGGCTGCTCGAGCGAGGCGGCGCCGACCTTGGCGGCGGCGTACACGACCGGCACGTCCAGGACCTTGTCCAGGTCGAGGTCGGGGACCTCGTCCGCGAGGTCGGAGGCGAGGCCGAGCAGGAGGTCCATGCTCTCGTGGACAACCTCGTCGATGCGCGCGTCCGGGCGGTCGGTCTTGTTGACCACGAGGATGACGGGCTTGTGGGCCGCGAGCGCCTTGCGGAGCACGAAGCGGGTCTGCGGGAGCGGGCCCTCGGACGCGTCGACGAGGAGCACCACGCCGTCCACCATCGACAGGCCGCGCTCGACCTCGCCGCCGAAGTCGGCGTGGCCCGGGGTGTCGATGACGTTGATGGTGATGCCCTCGGGCTCCCCGGCCTTCGCCGCGGACGGGCCGGCGTAGCGCACGGCCGTGTTCTTCGCGAGGATGGTGATGCCCTTCTCGCGCTCGAGGTCGCCGGAGTCCATGACGCGCTCCTCGACCTCACCGTGGGAGGCGAAGGAGTTCGTCTGTCGCAGCATGGCGTCGACCAGGGTGGTCTTGCCGTGGTCGACGTGCGCGACGATGGCAACGTTGCGGAGGTCGGTGCGGGAAGCGGTGGACACAGTTTCAGTCATACGCGTGAGGCTCGATTCGGGTGGTTCGCGACTTGTCCGGCGCCCGACGCGGGACCCGTCAGGTCGGGCCGGAGGCACAGCGGAACAGACCCCGTTGAGGGCCAGCACCTACAATTTTACTCTCTCGCCGGGGTCTGCCCGTCCGCCGGGTCCTTGGACATTGGCGCGACGGGGCCCGCGCCCCGCATGATAGTGACGATCGACTCTCACAGAGGACAGGCATGGACCGAGCCCGACGTCACGCGAACCGCCCGGCCGCGGCCGTGCTCGTGGCGCTCCTGACGGTCCTCCTCACCGGCTGCGAGGCTTCGCAGGTCCTCCCCCCGCCGTCCCCCGAGCCGTCCGTCCCGGCCGCGGCACCGGCCCCGGCACGGGCCGTGGGCAACCCGTCACCGGTCCTGTTCGGCAGCGCCCCGCTCGTCCTCTCCCCGCGCACGACGACGGCCAGCCGGCTCACGCCCGCAGCGTACCTCCCGCTCGGCTCGCTCTCGAGGGATCCCGCCACCCAGCGCATCGAGCCGGTCCTCGGCGACCTCTCCCGCACGGCCGTGCTCATCGGAGACTCGCAGTCCGTCCCGCAGGACAGCTGGGTTCGGGGCGGGCTCCGGGGCGCCGGCTACTCGGTCTACTTCGCCGGCGCCGGCGGCACCGGGTACACGGTGGGCAACCGGCGCGTGCACGCCTACACCGACGCGCTGCGGCGGGGCGACTGGCGCCTGCCGGCCGGAGCCCCGCGCCTCGTGGTCGTCGAGGGCGGCGGCAACGACGCCACCCGCGGGTCCAGCAACCCGGCGATCGCCGCCGGCGCCCGGAACCTCATCGCCGAACTGCGCCGCACCTACCCCGGGGCGCGGATCGTCATGGTGGGCACGCTCGCCCGCGCGGCGGCCGACGGAGGTGGGCGCCGCACCCGTGTCGACACCCTCCTGCGGCGCACCGCCGACGGCCTCAAGGTGCCGTTCGTGAGCTGCGGCGACTGGATCTCCCGCTACCACCTCAAGGGCGAACTCGCCGACAGCGTCCACCTCAAGCCCGCTGGGCGTGCCCGGCTC
Proteins encoded:
- a CDS encoding SGNH/GDSL hydrolase family protein, with protein sequence MDRARRHANRPAAAVLVALLTVLLTGCEASQVLPPPSPEPSVPAAAPAPARAVGNPSPVLFGSAPLVLSPRTTTASRLTPAAYLPLGSLSRDPATQRIEPVLGDLSRTAVLIGDSQSVPQDSWVRGGLRGAGYSVYFAGAGGTGYTVGNRRVHAYTDALRRGDWRLPAGAPRLVVVEGGGNDATRGSSNPAIAAGARNLIAELRRTYPGARIVMVGTLARAAADGGGRRTRVDTLLRRTADGLKVPFVSCGDWISRYHLKGELADSVHLKPAGRARLAPVLAAALKARGLAIT